The genomic stretch CGTAAACTTAGAAGGCTAGAGGAGGCAGCTGAAATAAACTACCGTGTGGTTGAGGACCCCGAAGCGGTCAAGGATAATATGGATATCTTCTTGGATTTTTTCCGGGAGAGCCGGAAAGATAAGACCGCGTTTATGACCGCGCAGATGGAGTCGTTTTTCAGGGCCCTGGCTTCGGCCCTGGCTGAATTTCAAATACTGAAACTCTGTTTTCTAGAACTGGATACAAAACCTAGCGCGGCCGTGATGTGCTTTGATTATAATGATACCCTTTATCTTTACAACAGCGGTTATGATCTTCAATTCGGCGCCCTGAGCGTCGGGGTAATTTGCAAAATACTCAGTATTAAAGAGAGCATTAAAAAAGGCAAGAAAAAGTATGACTTCCTGAAAGGCGCTGAAGCATATAAACATCACCTCGGCGGTAAAGAAGTCCCCTTGTCTCGATGCCAGATACTGCTTAGCTAATCGTGGATTGTTTTACCTAAAATTTTAAACCTTCTTGATAAAAGAGAGAGAACCAGTGCCAGCCAGACGACTAAAGATCGCCATGCTCAGCGTTCATAGCTGCCCGGTCGGGGAGCTGGGAACCAAAGACACGGGCGGTATGAGCGTTTATGTCCGTGAACTTGCCCGGGCCTTGGGAAACCGGGGACACACGGTTGACATCTTCACCCGTCTGCACGATCCGAAAGATAGTCAGATAATGGAACTTGGTGATAATGCCCGGCTTATCCATATTAAAGCCGGGTATAATGGTGATATGCATAAGATGGCCATCTATCCACACCTCGCCGACTTCCTGACCGCTCTGGAAAATTTCAGAAAACACGATGCACGGAAATACGACCTGGTACACAGTCATTACTGGCTCTCAGGTTGGGTCGGGGGGAAAGTGCAGGATTTATGGGCAATCCCCCATATCGCGATGTTCCATACCCTCGGGGCGGTCAAGAACGCCATTGGCGTGGGGGAGAAAGAGCCTGAACTTCGCGTTGCGACTGAAACAGAGATCATTAAGAGCTGCCACCGCATTATCGCCGCGACAAAGAGGGAAAAAGAGGAGTTGATGCGGTATTATAACGCTGTTCCAGAAACAATTGGCGTGGTACCTTGCGGTGTGAACCTGGAACTGTTTAAACCTGTTGATAAGAAAACCGCCCGCGAGCAGCTTGGCCTCAATCATGAGAGAAAGATCATCTTGTATGTCGGCAGAATTGATCCACTGAAAGGTGTTGACAGACTTATAACAGCAGGGGCATATCTTAAAAATAAATACGGACTCAAGCTGATCATCATTGGCGGCGACGATCAGCTCAAACCTGAATGGCAAAGATTGAAAAAACTGTCCCATAAACTGAGATTTCAGGATTCAGTTACCTTTGTCGGAAGGATAAAGCAGGAAGAGCTGCCTCTTTTCTATAGCGCGGCAGATGTCCTTGTCATAGCCTCTCATCACGAGAGCTTCGGCCTGGTCGCACTCGAATCCCTGGCCTGCGGAACACCGGTGGTGGCAACAAAGGTCGGAGGCATCGAAGGCATCCTACGCCAAGGGGAAACAGGCTACGTGGTGACAGACGATGTTCCCCGTTCACTTGCTACTAAAATAACGCAAATTCTCTCAAGACCGCACCCCGGCCTGAATCCCCCTGACTCGATACGTGCCTCGATCACCGGATTCTCCTGGTCAAATATCGCTGACGCCATGATCGAAGAATATGCCTTTATGCTTAAGCATGGGATAGCTCAAGCAGCCTGAGCTAATCTGAAATGCGCTCTGATGAAAAGAAAAACCTAAGCGGGGTTTGGGGGAGCTTTTTGGTAAAAAGTATTTTTCAAAAAGATTACAAATATACCTGTAAACCCCTTTCCTGCAAGTATTCTTTGACCTGTCTGATACGAAAAATCCGATAGTGAAACACCGAAGCGGCTAATAAAATCTGCGCGCCTCCTTGAACAGCGGCCTCATAAAAATGCTCCAGCTTTCCCGCCCCTCCTGAGGCAACCACAGGCAGGGTTACAGCATCCGAAATGGTCTTGGTATATTCTAAATCATAGCCTACTTGCGTGCCATCGCCGTCCATACTTGTTGGCAGAATCACGCCCGCGCCGAGTTCCTGACACTGCTTTGCCCAGGCCACGGCATCTTTGCCCACAGGCTTGGTGCCGCCTGCCACCACCAGCTCGAATCCAGATGGCATGGCCCTGTTCCTTCGAGCATCAATAGCCACCGTAACCCTGTCCGAACCGACCGTCTCGGCTGCCCGCCTGACCAAATCCGGGTCCCTGACCGCGGCGCTATTCATAGATATTTTATCAGCACCAGCTTTGATAACGAGCTCGATATCCTCCAGTGAAGCAATGCCGCCACCCACGGTCAGAGAGATATTTATGACGGACGAAACATTCTTAACCCATTCCAGCCTTGTCTTTCGATTTTCTACGGTGGCAGCGATATCCAGCATCGCCAGCTCATCGGCCCCTTCTTTTTCATAGAAGGCGGCATTCTCTATGGGATCGCCCGCATCTTTCAAATCCACGAAATGGACACCTTTAACTATCCGACCTTCTTTCATGTCCAGACAAGGCATAATTTTTATTTTGCTCATACCATCTCCTTATTTTTTTGGGGGACCTAAGCCAGAACCATTTCGTACCATAAAGTTGTGGAGAAGATCTCAAACCCGATAGATTCGTAAAGGGCGCAGGCAGCTTTGTTTTCACTGTCAACCGTCAATTCGACGAGTTCGATCAACTGATCCCGGAGAAAAGACAATCCAGCCAACAACACTACCCTGCCCAGACCTTTTCCCCGGAAATCCGGATCAACGCCCATCATGTGGATCCGGCTTTTATTTATTCCTCGTGTCAGGTTTTCCTTTGGGTTGAAGATTGTCCAGCAATAGCCAATGGGCCTTTCTTTATCGCATAGCAGAATGACACCGTCAATGGAGCAGCCGCTCGAGTTAAGGCAGTATAAAATTTCCTCGGCTGTATTGGGCTTAAACCCCCAGGTGCCTTCAAAGGAACGGTTCTGAATCTCGGTCAACTTGTCAACTTCACCTGCCTTGAGACTGCGGGCCATGAAGGCGACGGGTTTAGGCTTGGGCCAGGAAGCGTCAGAAAGCTTGAGCCTTAACTTAAAGAAACGCCGGACAGGCTTAAAACCCTGCCTTGAGAGCCAGCTCCTGGAAGCGACAT from Deltaproteobacteria bacterium encodes the following:
- a CDS encoding glycosyltransferase, coding for MPARRLKIAMLSVHSCPVGELGTKDTGGMSVYVRELARALGNRGHTVDIFTRLHDPKDSQIMELGDNARLIHIKAGYNGDMHKMAIYPHLADFLTALENFRKHDARKYDLVHSHYWLSGWVGGKVQDLWAIPHIAMFHTLGAVKNAIGVGEKEPELRVATETEIIKSCHRIIAATKREKEELMRYYNAVPETIGVVPCGVNLELFKPVDKKTAREQLGLNHERKIILYVGRIDPLKGVDRLITAGAYLKNKYGLKLIIIGGDDQLKPEWQRLKKLSHKLRFQDSVTFVGRIKQEELPLFYSAADVLVIASHHESFGLVALESLACGTPVVATKVGGIEGILRQGETGYVVTDDVPRSLATKITQILSRPHPGLNPPDSIRASITGFSWSNIADAMIEEYAFMLKHGIAQAA
- the hisF gene encoding imidazole glycerol phosphate synthase subunit HisF, yielding MSKIKIMPCLDMKEGRIVKGVHFVDLKDAGDPIENAAFYEKEGADELAMLDIAATVENRKTRLEWVKNVSSVINISLTVGGGIASLEDIELVIKAGADKISMNSAAVRDPDLVRRAAETVGSDRVTVAIDARRNRAMPSGFELVVAGGTKPVGKDAVAWAKQCQELGAGVILPTSMDGDGTQVGYDLEYTKTISDAVTLPVVASGGAGKLEHFYEAAVQGGAQILLAASVFHYRIFRIRQVKEYLQERGLQVYL
- a CDS encoding GNAT family N-acetyltransferase, with protein sequence MSDFSCIIKNYHPDDFNKYLQLHLEAEQSDRSGRYLSRQTLTEELNRPNYTPEKNLFLAESSGKIIGFCSLVPELEIGRVLFDFLVHPHYRREGTATRLLQHAIKRAKELEAGVAQVEISEANVASRSWLSRQGFKPVRRFFKLRLKLSDASWPKPKPVAFMARSLKAGEVDKLTEIQNRSFEGTWGFKPNTAEEILYCLNSSGCSIDGVILLCDKERPIGYCWTIFNPKENLTRGINKSRIHMMGVDPDFRGKGLGRVVLLAGLSFLRDQLIELVELTVDSENKAACALYESIGFEIFSTTLWYEMVLA